Within Candidatus Melainabacteria bacterium, the genomic segment CGATTTCCTTTCATTCGATATTTCCTCACACACGATACTTCGCGCACGCGCATTCAAAGGAGGGACCGCAGATATGCTCTGCGGTCTTTTTTCTCGTGAATGCCTACTAAAGCTGAATTCCCAACAGCCGTATTTTGGATCTTACGCGGCACAAAATATACGGGGTAAACCCTAGATTCGGCATAGGGGGAGCCCTCGCGGGCTCCGCCCTGCCACACCACCGTACAAGCGGGTCCGCATACGGCGGTTCGGTNNNNNNNNNNNNNNNNNNNNNNNNNNNNNNNNNNNNNNNNNNNNNNNNNNCGCCACGGGCTAGTCGTACACGAGACTCGGGCAGCCTCGGACTGAGTGAGTCCGCGCTCTCGCATCTCGGCGTACCGGGTCGTGCCGCGTTTCCATCTTTTCCAAAGCAGGCTTCGCAATCTTCGCCGGACCCACTTTTCAAGGCTCTTTAGCACACTAGGTGTTTCGCAGAATCGAAAATATCCGCGCCATCCCGTTAGGTATGTCGACAGCTCCTCTGCGATTCTTTCGATAGTTTCACCTCTTGTACGCCGAGTCAATTCACGGATTTTTGCCTTGAAGCGTTCGATTGCCTGAGGCGCAATTCTGCGCTTGAACGGTCGATTGCTTGTAAGGCTAAATCCTAAGAATTTCCTTTTCCATGGTCGAGCGACGGCACTTTTTGCCTCATTCACTTGAAGTCTTAATCGTTTATTGATGAATCTCGTGATGCTAGCCATCACACGATTACCCGCTCTTTCGCTCCGTACGTAGATGTTGCAATCATCTGCATATCGAATGAAATTAAGCCTTCGCTTCTCCAATTCTCGGTCAAGTTCGTCAAGCATGATATTCGACAGAAAGGGCGAAAGGGGTCCTCCTTGCGGAGTGCCTTCATCTGTTGGTTTTACCAGACCATCCTCCATGATGCCGGCGTTCAAGAACGCTCGAATCAATTTGCGAACACTTCGGTCTTCCACTCTTTTTGCAATCAGACCCATTAGGACATCGTGGTTGACTCGGTCGAAGAATTTCTCCAGATCGATGTCCACAACGATGCACAATCCACTGCATACATACTGCTGCGCTTGTTGGATTGCTTGATGGGCTGATTTACCGGGGCGGAAGCCGTAGCTGTATTGAGAGAACGTTGGGTCAAAGTGACGTTGCATTACTTGCAGTAATGCTTGCTGCACGAATCTATCCAGAACCGTCGGAATACCCAATTGTCGCATTCCTCCGGACTGTTTAGGTATCTCTACCTTTCGCACCGCTTTTGGTGCATACGTGCCTAGTTGCAGCGTCCTCTTAATCCATTTCCAGTTTTCGCGCAGATGTTGTGGCAGTTGTTCGACGGTCATACCGTCAATTCCTGCCGCTCCCTTGTTTCGCATCACCTGCTTTAGCGCTTTCTTCAAATTTTCCGGATCTAGTAC encodes:
- the ltrA gene encoding group II intron reverse transcriptase/maturase: MKEVLDPENLKKALKQVMRNKGAAGIDGMTVEQLPQHLRENWKWIKRTLQLGTYAPKAVRKVEIPKQSGGMRQLGIPTVLDRFVQQALLQVMQRHFDPTFSQYSYGFRPGKSAHQAIQQAQQYVCSGLCIVVDIDLEKFFDRVNHDVLMGLIAKRVEDRSVRKLIRAFLNAGIMEDGLVKPTDEGTPQGGPLSPFLSNIMLDELDRELEKRRLNFIRYADDCNIYVRSERAGNRVMASITRFINKRLRLQVNEAKSAVARPWKRKFLGFSLTSNRPFKRRIAPQAIERFKAKIRELTRRTRGETIERIAEELSTYLTGWRGYFRFCETPSVLKSLEKWVRRRLRSLLWKRWKRGTTRYAEMRERGLTQSEAARVSCTTSPWR